atatatatatatatatatatatatatatatatatatatatatatatatatatatatatatattattattattattattactattatcattatttttattattattattattattattgttttaaaaagtttataattatacaatgaataataatcatttaaaattttatataacctggtataattatattattatattattaataatagtattataatatGAATATAACAGGTTTTGATAATgatgttattattagttatacaTTATAGaaagttataaagttatattatagATAATCAGAAGTACATTTCCTGAGTTAAAAACACGACGATTGGGTACACGCGGAAAATCGAAGTATCATTATTTTGGAATATGCGTTAAAAAAACATCTGTATATTATGACCAAACTATTTCATTCAATCATTTGAAGGTTCAGTCTACTCTAAcggaaacatcaaaaaaaaatgtaattttttaaaaatatttattattatatttattagaataaacattattattaaaaataataatgcttattctaattattataaaaattgtttttaattacaacCGCTATCACATATGCTTGTTAATGTTAACTAAATATTAACAAGAATGTGACTAGAAAAGTCTTATACTTACACGGTGGAGGGAATACAGAAATTTATTATAGAGAAAAGGTTCATTAATGTAAACACTGTTAGTaaactgtcattaaactaaatactgtatagttctaaattttaactctaaaaacTGTATTAAATTAGGCAAAAATGAAAGGAGTGGATTGACTGTAATGATTGTCATTTAATGTACAACTTTCTATTTGAATTCTTCACCATTGAAGTTCATTTTCATAATTATGAAATAATTCATAatgattaaaacaatattataaaaataattatttataaaaattatatttaattatttattttgcttagttaaaaaacacaagttaatttttcaactatatttttataacattaatgtaatattactaataacacttttttgtcttaaattcttttttatttttatttgatagtcacttttactttcattttttactcttttatttGTACTTGAAGTCTTTTTACaagcagtttttatttataagatttagcagatttatatttaagttattaatgagttataaatatgttactaatacattataaatataaacattttaataccaCGTTATTTTATTctggtattatttttttgttgctaaaaaGGTACTATGACCaacatatttcttttaaatgccAAGTCTGTCAAAACCATTTAGAATACACATTatttcacaatatttttattttatactaacaGGATTCAAAGTCTGACATAATTGAACCATCAAGAGACCatgaaaatcttttattatccAATGGAGCTTTGTTACCACCATTTCCATCTTTTGATTCAGTTATTGTTGAAGACAATTCCACTCTTGATAAGGTAACTTTCAAAATTGATTAATACTTACATTGAATAGTTGcatactttattattacttaaactgtaaatgatattaataaagttgtaattgttgttaagttataaaattatatctgAGGTAAATATAACTTTCCTTATCTCagttttaaactttgttaagtattaaaaatgatCATCTtgactataatttttttctgctatAGAGTTATagactttatttaaagtcagtaaaattaatacttaaagttaaaacaatcaATCAAATTATAGGTAAAAACTCTTCTGATCATGTACAGAGCTCACTGTCAAAGAATTTTGGATACAATATTCAGAGCTAATTTTGCagaggtaaaatattttttagttattgaaaAGGAAATTGAATAAGCAAATAGAATCCACCACAATTTCCTCCATAGCCTTCTCTATTTTGAGCTATTAAGGAAGACTCTATGGAAATAAGTCTCTATGGAAGTCAAATTTGTAATTAGGTTTGCGATGccaatgtttatttaaaaaaaaattgttttcctctcaataaatttttgaaacacaAGTTAAGTCATAGCCATCtatttcttattcttttttgtttttgttttgttttcgtTTTTATCAAAGGAAGACgttgatttttttgaagaaaagtcTCGCAAGTTAGCCTCTATTTTCCTCATAAAAAGTGAAACGTTAAAAGCTGTAATAGAACTtctttattttagtataaaatacaattagtgcaaattttaatcatgttttgtttaaattgaattaagCTATTTAAAATAACCTTATTAATCAAAAGCCTATTTTAGgctttaatgtgtttttttaaagtaagattGTTTAAGTTTAGATTATGTCCAAGGAGATTTTACTTTTCTAGATAGaagtgttttttgttgttgttttttattttgctgttttgtGAAGAGTAATTAAAAGTCATTGTATTGAAACTTTGAAGTTGAGTGTAATTAAATTATACTCATAATATTTGCTTATTTACttcttgttttttgtttagttcaactttttatataaaaactttttcaagttttgatactgtttaaattttaagttttttaattgacaGAAGTACTTAATTAACAGTACTTAATTGCCTTATTTGGGGTTTAAGTCAAgcatttcaaactttttttaaattcaattaaaagaaaaattgcaaatatctttaaaattgcaaatatcataatgaattaaataaaaaacattaaagaactactttaaagtttgttaaagtGGAACTCTAGGGTGTTCTTactttaacaaactttaaagtAGTTTAAAGTGGTTTTCTGTTGTGTCTTAATTAGATTTAAAAGGCTTTCTAAATTGAAAGCCTTTTAAATCTAATTAAgacacaacaaaaaaaaagttggtagTTAAGGTTCTGTATTTAAAGAgctaaacaaaattcaaaatcaacaaattatTCTGAAAGGTTCTAAATATTCATAATTAGGCACCAGCTGTTTCAATAagcaatctttattttttaaaacaactgatcccattttgttatttttaaaaatgtctttcatgatattttattggttttcgGTTTTATATTTTGGCCCTTTAAATTTAACACCCAACTATCTATAACCCTACCAatcaattttcttttgaacagcaaccaatcaattttattttgaacagctggccaatcaatattttttgaacaactGCCCAATCAATTTGATTTTGAACAGCTGACCAatcaattttcttttgaacagCCCACCAatcaattttcttttgaacagCCCAccaatcaattttattttgaacagCCCACCAATCAAGTTTCTTTTGAACAGCCCaccaatcaatttttttttgaacagcCAAAAGTAGTAGAAGCAGCAATAATCAAATAATCACCtgatgaaagattttaaaacttttttatgtttggAACCtgatgaaagattttaaaacttttttatgtttggAACCtgatgaaagattttaaaacttttttatgtttggAACCtgatgaaagattttaaaacttttttatgtttggaaggatcttaaaaaatactttttttaagatccttccaaaaaagaataattaaatttgagTAGATCAACAGGATTCAacagttaaactattttttatgaaacaattaaaatcaaGAGCAtttgaaatattgaaaattattatttgattattgaAACTTAATGAAATAAGTTCCAATACTTGTGGGTTCCAATACTTTTGTACTGAAGGCAAAAGTCTTCTACCTGTTCCATTTACCTAGCCCCATTGATGTcatttgcatattttataagaatcaataaaaaaaaatttttttttcgacattttataataatattgattaaCAACTTTTACAAACTATACTACAATGccattgaaaattaaatttcaatgtGTGGATGTCGGTGATGGTAAAAGagaaattatagttttaaaaataaggcGGAATTTAGGTATGtaataatgaactttttaaaaaaatacatttaaatctttgtttcaaGTTTTCAATGGTTAGTATCAAGTCATCAATGGTTAGTAccgtttcaaaagataaaatgttaTGTTACAAGTGAACTGGAAAAACAATTCTTTCAGTTAATAAAGACACCATGTCAAAGTGATATTCAGTTTTATATGTGCATTATGgggaattttttttccaataagcTCATGTGAGGAGTTATATTGAAAATACTATCAGATATTTTGATCTATTAAAATATTAGGTTAATAACAGCATTGtgaattttcagatttttttttttaaagttgacaataataatattaaccaAACATTATATTGCTTTGAATATATTTCAAAGAAAGTTTAGAAAATGTGTTGTAAGGCAGGTTAGcatcatttaaaatgttttttaaacgaaGAAGAGTCGATTATTCTTAATGAAGAAATTTCTACGTaaccaaaactttttatttattttggtagttttaaatcaatattaatgGAAAAAGAAACAAGtgatcaaaaaactttaattctttTGTAAAAGATAGTTATCAGGTAGTTATCAGTTGTTATTAATTTGTcaatcaaaaagtatttttggttggtttatttattaaaatatctcagaaattaaggacctttttttttataggggaATTTTGTAACACAAATGTGTtacaaaattctaaaatatttcagcattaaaataaagttgctAATTAAAGTTTGGCCCACTTACTAGATAGTCAGTCATCACGtgatctacaaaaaaaaagtaaatcacGTAATCAGATCAATGTAGATCAAGTGAATACATTTACTTGATCTACGTCTTTTTACATctagtaaaaattgttttattggttTAGGTACAGAATATTTTGATCCATTTTTGGCACGGAATGCCGCCATATATTGCTGTTGTTCTATCTAATAAAAATGTGATTGAATTGATCAAATGCTGCGATGTCATTCTTTACAATGTCTtcatttaattatgttttttttatttattatttttacttttattaacaattttaaataatactgaAAAAAGGGTAAtagaataattgtttttaatttaataatttttttgcagcCATTGCCATCCAGTCTCAGTTAAGCGATACAACATTTTGCAAAACAATTACCAATATATTTAGAAGTGGCATTGTACCATCTCCCTCACGAtctgcaaattaaaaaaatatctggtaaagatgaattttgtttaaatattttgatctttagttattatttatattctCGTGTCAGTTAAATGTAATAGAAAGACCTAGTTTCTAATATGAAACAATTGCAATGTTTTTACTAACGCAAAATACATTCTAAGTAGAGGCGTgtataaattaaatgatttccTTAGGAAATGATTTACTGAGGAAATCATTTCAAGTTGCtacattaaaagttttctttttattacgtCATTAACAGAATATAAATTCtagatgtaaaaattaatttattaaactgaaaaccataaaagtctcttaaACAAATAGTTTAGTGAAAATACCTGCAATATACAAAGCAATTCGCTTCTAACAAAGattactttgttattttttggcAAACttgtttgaatatttaaatttaatgtaaatttattagaagaatTCAATTTTGTTTGAAAGTACAGGTAGTTAGCAATCATTTTCTATATTGTTAAATACATAACGATCATATGAAGTTTAATTCAGCGtgcatttattgaaaaataattaaaaaaaacaatgtttgctTAATACTGTTAGCACATCGTTTTAATTATTGCATGCTTTATGTCAGTAGCGTTTTGTACCTACTGTGACGATAGGCGCATACGGTAATGTTGGATGTCTAGAACAGAGTTAGGCGCAACCGTGATccacttaaaactatttttttaaaagtttgatttattaaaaatgtccAGTAAttacaaatgtttatttttagttgcaaatatttttacacaatCTTTACTTCGTCAGACATCTCTTTCTCGTCTGGCGCAAGCTTCAAAAACTGTTCTCCACAACAACGAACATCTTTCCCAAATGATTGCTGATATTCGAACAATAAAAAGCGACgatatttgtaaatatgttgTATTTATTTCTCGAAAAAAATGTGCATGTGTAAACTGATTTCACCTAAGATTAACTTATAATCACTTTTTATctcatttaacatttaatttaaaaatttttcttaattagtgTTTAgtgaatttgacaatttatttgaaagacAAGCTACAATAGAAGAGTATACTTTCTGGATCTCATCGGTTGTGTCAAGATACGTTACCAAAGTAtgcgttttttttattcacatttttaatattcaaaacaatGTTTTCGATTTGTTATCATTATCGATTTGTTTACACTAATTTTACTGttactaaatttctttttaataaattcaaaatactcAACCTATTTCAACTTTATATCAtgttcttatatttatgttcaaagtagataataaaatggcacccattttatttaactcaatttttgaaaaaataaatcatttatgcCCAACAAGATAttcaaataacaattatattcaaCCAGAAGCATATTATTATGCTACTAAGTTCTCGATTGCAATCAGaggacctaaattatggaacacgTTATTGGataatgagttaaaaaaaattccttcccttgatcaatttaaaaataaagtaaaaaataaacttttgatagTTGACAACGAACTATACTtcttctgaaacttttaaataagagTAATCACTCgttttattaacttgttatttactttatttttgatcatatttatttttgattttaacctGAATCTTTACCTTTCTTTGATGTTCatgttttatctcatttttatttatttttaaattcaaaatcttaataaataaaagtttgaaaaaaaataaaattatatataaaaagtattttttatatttgcatttatAGATGTATTTTATGCATATATTACATTGTGATAAcggtaatactttttttttgttatttatattcttgttttgaaggggcttggcgataagactgaatttgtcttcttcttgccccagccgtgtatatacaatttgtaaaagtctaattttgtaaaaaagttttttatggctAAATACATACACATTTCTTATGGCTAAATACATTACACATTTCTTTTAGGAAGAGTATTTATAGAataaagaatttagaaaatcgaaactttttaatattactaaaacagTAAGTTATggtaaaagtaaacaaaaaagttgttttataacaattaatactgtaaaatataatttatagtaataaataattacatttaattagtttgtataataatatatactaattacatttaattagtGACATTAATAACTatcattacaaaattaaaaaagtaattataaaagatttttggtacctataaaaaaaatgacttctGCATTCGTAAAACGCCATAATGACTTATATTTTCGTAAAACCCAAGTAAAATGCAAACAACCTGAAATACTAGTGCAACTTATAGTAGAAACTAACAAAGTGCTATTGATATTTtcgtaataaaaatatataatttgtaggCATGATGCTAAACGCTCTTTAAAATCGGATGGTAACGATGAAAAAGTTAATTACAGAGTCGGTAACTGTGTCAACGGCACCAACAGTTTACAAATCAACATCGCTTCCATACAAAGATTGTTGGCTAGGGGACCATACATCGTGTTTACAACATGCAATTCGAGTtggattgaaaaaaaaaacaatttattcaaCGGGTTACTGAAGGGTTCAACCAACAATTAAAAAGGTTCAACCTACTTAAATTGAGtagtttaattagttaatcattcaattttttaaattgtagatATTCACGTTTGATTTTTCCAATttacaacattaaaatttaacaataacacCACTCCTGCTCAAAAGTATCAAATGTTGCAATACTTATAATACAGAAAATCGAACGCAGTTTGAAACATGTTTAACAGCGCCACCATTTTGACGCAAAAATACAAACACCCAAGATTCAACACCCCAAAAGTTAATGGCTAATGTCTAAGTACATCTAAGTTGCTAAATAACATATATTACATCTAAGGTGCTAAGTAACATCTATTACATCCTAGGTGCTTGAGAAACTAAAGCTAGACGATTGGTCAAAAagaatatgtaattaagaaacgcaAGATTGACTTTAGTGACCCTTCAAATAAAACCTTGcaagttaaacattaaaaaaaattttttgttgttgttaagtCTTCTAGTTGTAAGTATTCAAttattggttaaaaatttttatttttttaccaaaaacgAAATTTGTGAAGTGTTTTATTGCGTAAAAAAATGCCGCGGACTTCCTACTGATTTCAATGTAACCAAGGCGATACTTATTAAAGGCCTTTCCGTCGCGAATCTATGTTTTTGACTGGGGGCGGACAATGTTACGTAAAGTTTAGTCTTATAGTTTCGATTTGAGAGCAGTTGATAGTCacaaaatggttaaaaaatgcTGTATTCCTGGATGTAGAGGAAACTACGACACTAAAAATAAAGTACCAGTTTATAGGCTTCCCTCGAATGAAGAAGAACAAAACCGTTGGCTAAATTCAATTCCAAGAAGTAATTTTCCAAATAAGCCAGATACTGTTGTCTGTGAAAGACATTttccagaaaattttttaaaagctcgTGTCAATGGGAAAGATAGACCAATCGAACCTCCTTCAATTTTTCCTAATATTCCATCAAGTGTTATACCAACTCAACTTTTAAAACCAAGGTCCACTACTAAAGTGTTGTCTTCTATCAGAAATGAAAAGCTTGATGAGTTGtcacaatatttaaaaagtgatttGTTTATGTTCATTTCTTTAtgtgaagatattaaaaatcataaatttgtttgtcctgtaataacttttgttataaatgaAGTTTTGCACATCCAATCAAATTCCTTTTATGTTAACTGTATACCTATGTTTGCTGTTCATATCTcaagcaattttaaatttgaaagttttcatGCTGGTGTACGTTGCTTTATTTCTTCATTATCTAAAAACCATGGCTTACTATATAACAGGCCTTGCCAACGCGCGGCTTGCGTAAAAAACTGGAggcaagattaaaaatattactctGCAGTAGTTTACATTTTCAGTTAGGTGATTTTCAcatgaatataatatttgtatgaTATATCTActaaaagtaacttataaaaagtgAAAAGATGAATTgataattctttctttttttaattttgtttataactaACATTGTAATATAACTAAcgaataacatttataaaaattttaaattaacttaaatgtacctaaaactaattatgtttGAACAATTTAGTATACAAAGATTTATATTTTgctataatttaatattagcatttacgacaaaacttattattgggttttttaagtattaaaaataaatttttgagaaaaaagagataaaatcTTTAgagaataaaagtaaatacaagctttttagatattttactAAACactattttacagtttttgttaaaaacgttgcaaaaattttactttgtgCTGAGTTTTATCAACTTCTGCTTTGGCTCCTTGTGGGAACGAGGTGAATAGAGTCgacaataattattaaataaaatatttgtcatTGTTAATCCATGATGTCTTTGCATACTTAATGAATAAAATTCTGATAGCATCATAAGGAGGTTACACAGTGATGACGGACAAGTGTCATTATATACttcataaaaaagaatgtaacaGTAAGTTGCCCATTGACAGACTTTGTCACCAGGAATTGTTAAACCTCCTCGATTTATGTCCTTTACAAAATTTCCATACACTTCATAGAAATAAAAGGTGTCATCT
This genomic interval from Hydra vulgaris chromosome 01, alternate assembly HydraT2T_AEP contains the following:
- the LOC136075565 gene encoding transcription factor RFX4-like, whose translation is MENPCKNFTFSKLQSPVTTQWLHENYEMLEGVSLPRIALYNHYLDFCNSTNITPVNAASFGKIIRSTFPELKTRRLGTRGKSKYHYFGICVKKTSVYYDQTISFNHLKVQSTLTETSKKNDSKSDIIEPSRDHENLLLSNGALLPPFPSFDSVIVEDNSTLDKVKTLLIMYRAHCQRILDTIFRANFAEVQNILIHFWHGMPPYIAVVLSNKNVIELIKCCDVILYNPLPSSLS